From Lytechinus variegatus isolate NC3 chromosome 16, Lvar_3.0, whole genome shotgun sequence, the proteins below share one genomic window:
- the LOC121430296 gene encoding delta and Notch-like epidermal growth factor-related receptor codes for MKMETYFLLTRMFLVFVQFLTGVHSDLGGLNEHSTCSDGLGLNYTLPMFEVCRERPDGNGEMVATIPKLITPLHHEHDGDQGSCPNSGGAGMAGLRRCRFPDCLSNPCQNGWCEETMIGFKCHCSEGYTGESCENSLPTQKSTTEEDLDLRRNGDGLMKSNQVNAFILPL; via the exons ATGAAGATGGAAACTTATTTTCTTCTGACCAGAATGTTTTTGGTCTTCGTGCAGTTTCTTACGGGAG TGCACTCCGATCTTGGCGGTTTAAACGAGCATTCGACTTGCAGTGACGGTCTTGGGCTCAACTATACCCTACCTATGTTTGAGGTCTGCCGTGAGCGCCCCGATGGTAACGGGGAGATGGTGGCTACAATCCCCAAGCTAATAACTCCGCTTCATCATGAGCATGATGGTGATCAAGGATCATGCCCTAACTCTGGGGGAGCGGGGATGGCAGGTCTCCGGCGGTGCAGATTTCCGg ATTGCCTTAGTAACCCGTGTCAAAACGGCTGGTGCGAAGAGACTATGATAGGATTCAAGTGCCACTGCTCGGAAGGGTACACCGGGGAAAGTTGTG AAAATAGTCTACCAACGCAGAAATCTACAACAGAAGAAG ACCTAGATCTACGACGGAATGGTGACGGTCTgatgaaatcaaatcaagttaACGCATTTATTTTGCCTTTGTAA